From a single Verrucomicrobiota bacterium JB022 genomic region:
- the trxA gene encoding thioredoxin, with protein MSEAIVNLTEANFEEIVTKSDKVVVVDFWAPWCGPCRTIAPILEQLATEMSGEVQITKVNVDENQGLAQKFNVRGIPTLLFFKGGELRDQSVGLVQKEAIAKKVRELN; from the coding sequence ATGTCTGAAGCTATTGTAAATCTAACCGAAGCCAACTTTGAGGAAATCGTCACCAAGTCCGACAAGGTCGTGGTCGTCGATTTTTGGGCCCCGTGGTGCGGCCCCTGCCGGACCATCGCTCCGATCCTGGAGCAACTCGCCACCGAAATGAGCGGCGAAGTCCAGATCACCAAGGTGAATGTGGACGAAAACCAGGGCCTCGCGCAAAAGTTCAATGTGCGCGGTATCCCCACCCTGCTCTTCTTCAAGGGCGGCGAGCTGCGCGATCAGTCGGTGGGCCTCGTGCAAAAGGAAGCGATTGCCAAGAAGGTTCGCGAACTCAACTAG
- a CDS encoding type II secretion system protein, protein MRRGFSLLEIVVVLALVTGLLGGALWVWQASPAQPPPDLEAPKAWEAYLANARQLAQARGRPVCVAIWSDETGLYAEQLILAGSEWEPEPTSAFAWSGVRLTINDADRHTFSVWAARGEAQVIELNASGQPVHTYTWRWADGTEGRWEPGGLPQQREVAP, encoded by the coding sequence ATGCGGCGCGGCTTTTCATTGCTGGAGATCGTGGTCGTACTGGCGCTCGTCACCGGCTTGCTGGGCGGTGCGCTATGGGTCTGGCAGGCCAGCCCCGCGCAGCCGCCGCCAGATTTGGAGGCGCCCAAAGCATGGGAAGCCTACCTCGCCAATGCTCGCCAACTCGCTCAAGCGCGGGGCCGCCCGGTCTGCGTAGCGATTTGGAGCGATGAGACGGGGCTGTACGCCGAACAGCTGATCCTGGCCGGAAGTGAATGGGAACCGGAGCCTACCTCTGCTTTTGCATGGAGCGGTGTCCGCCTGACCATTAATGATGCGGACCGGCATACGTTTTCTGTTTGGGCCGCACGAGGCGAAGCCCAGGTTATTGAGCTGAACGCGAGCGGCCAACCCGTTCACACTTATACTTGGCGCTGGGCCGACGGCACGGAAGGCCGCTGGGAACCGGGTGGGTTGCCGCAGCAGCGGGAGGTGGCGCCTTGA
- a CDS encoding type II secretion system protein GspG: MNARGWTLLELVFALGIIGLMLGAVGWGGLSVQRHQRCLQAEAQLEAMAAALQAYHRHWGAYPVASEADGAAVLYRSLRLGQGPNGEAAPARWKPLVPALADDGQALLDPWGTPYVYLYTTASEWTYPRFRLLSLGASAASNGNPEPCGIEPDGWLTTGYSEANLYRDNLVYGE, translated from the coding sequence ATGAACGCACGCGGCTGGACGCTATTGGAGCTGGTTTTCGCCTTGGGCATCATCGGCTTGATGCTGGGCGCGGTCGGCTGGGGCGGGCTTTCCGTGCAACGACACCAGCGCTGCCTCCAGGCCGAGGCGCAGCTCGAGGCCATGGCGGCGGCCCTGCAGGCCTACCATCGCCACTGGGGGGCCTATCCGGTTGCCTCGGAGGCGGATGGCGCGGCGGTGCTCTACCGTAGCCTGCGCCTGGGGCAGGGGCCAAACGGCGAAGCCGCACCCGCTCGCTGGAAGCCGCTAGTCCCCGCCTTGGCAGACGACGGCCAAGCCTTGCTCGACCCGTGGGGCACGCCTTACGTTTACCTCTACACCACGGCCAGCGAGTGGACGTATCCGCGCTTTCGCCTGCTCTCCCTTGGGGCGAGCGCGGCAAGCAATGGCAACCCCGAGCCTTGCGGCATCGAGCCCGACGGCTGGCTGACGACGGGTTATTCGGAGGCCAACCTCTACCGCGACAACCTCGTGTATGGCGAGTAA
- a CDS encoding cytochrome ubiquinol oxidase subunit I, producing the protein MDLEILSRLQFAFTIAFHYIFPTLSIGLGTFLVINEAVYLKTRDEFYRQTAKYWVRIFALIFAIGVATGIVMEFQFGTNWATYSRFVGDVFGSALAAEGIFAFFLESGFLAVLLFGWDKVGPKMHFFATLMVCFGSHFSAIWIVVANSWMQTPAGFVLEVGDQRLDPGTLLRPEDIPHTRAVIDDFWAMVFNPSSVERLTHVILGCWLAGAFLVLSISAFYLLRGKHIRFARFSFVVALVMATITSLLQLVAGHASAEVVAEHQPVKLAAMEGHYETMESAPLSIVGWVDEDAQKTYSIAIPGMLSFLLSGDVNHEVKGLKDLPADDFLAERHPEVDPADYPALRQDHYWPKVNYVFQFYHLMVAIGMGLIAVSLWGCWLWWRGKLFDLSRRSVRIFMVIMVASVLGPQVANQVGWFTAEMGRQPWIVYELLRTSEGLSKVVIPEQVLASLLMFGFIYFLLFALFVFLLTIKITHGPDIEEDETEYAHTKQLFKQ; encoded by the coding sequence ATGGATCTGGAGATTCTGTCTCGGCTGCAATTCGCGTTCACGATCGCGTTCCACTATATCTTCCCGACACTCAGTATCGGCTTGGGGACCTTCCTGGTCATCAACGAAGCCGTTTACCTGAAGACGCGGGACGAGTTTTACCGGCAGACGGCCAAATACTGGGTGCGCATCTTCGCCCTGATCTTTGCGATCGGGGTGGCGACGGGCATCGTGATGGAGTTCCAGTTTGGCACCAACTGGGCAACCTATTCGCGCTTCGTCGGCGACGTCTTTGGCAGTGCGCTGGCGGCGGAGGGCATTTTCGCCTTCTTCCTCGAATCGGGCTTCCTCGCGGTGCTGCTCTTCGGCTGGGACAAGGTGGGGCCTAAAATGCACTTTTTCGCGACCCTCATGGTCTGCTTCGGCTCCCACTTCAGCGCCATCTGGATCGTCGTCGCCAACAGCTGGATGCAGACCCCCGCTGGCTTCGTGCTGGAGGTGGGCGACCAGCGCCTCGATCCGGGAACGCTGCTGCGCCCCGAGGATATCCCGCACACCCGCGCCGTGATCGACGACTTCTGGGCCATGGTCTTCAACCCCTCGTCGGTCGAACGCCTGACCCACGTCATCCTTGGCTGTTGGTTGGCCGGGGCGTTCCTGGTGCTGAGTATCAGTGCGTTTTACCTCCTGCGGGGTAAGCACATCCGCTTTGCACGCTTTTCCTTTGTCGTGGCACTTGTCATGGCGACGATCACCTCGCTGCTGCAGCTCGTGGCTGGCCACGCCTCGGCCGAAGTTGTGGCGGAGCACCAGCCGGTGAAGCTTGCTGCGATGGAAGGGCACTACGAGACGATGGAAAGCGCCCCCCTCAGCATCGTCGGCTGGGTCGACGAAGACGCGCAGAAGACCTACAGCATCGCCATCCCCGGCATGCTCAGCTTTCTCCTTAGCGGCGACGTGAACCACGAGGTAAAGGGCCTCAAGGACCTGCCGGCCGACGATTTCCTGGCCGAGCGCCACCCGGAGGTCGACCCTGCCGACTACCCGGCCCTGCGTCAGGACCACTACTGGCCCAAGGTGAACTACGTCTTCCAGTTCTACCACCTGATGGTCGCCATCGGCATGGGGCTGATCGCGGTCAGCCTCTGGGGCTGCTGGCTCTGGTGGCGCGGTAAGCTCTTCGACCTGTCGCGGCGCAGCGTGCGCATCTTCATGGTCATCATGGTCGCGTCGGTGCTCGGCCCGCAGGTCGCCAACCAGGTCGGCTGGTTTACGGCCGAGATGGGTCGCCAACCATGGATCGTCTACGAGCTGCTGCGCACCTCCGAAGGCCTCTCCAAGGTCGTGATTCCGGAGCAGGTGCTGGCCTCTCTGCTCATGTTCGGCTTCATTTACTTCCTCCTGTTCGCGCTTTTCGTCTTTCTGCTCACGATCAAGATTACACACGGGCCGGATATCGAGGAAGACGAGACCGAATACGCCCACACCAAGCAACTTTTCAAGCAGTAA
- a CDS encoding type II toxin-antitoxin system HicA family toxin, translated as MNRRELEKRLRFAGCFLKREGGSHSLWINPRTGIVEAVPRHVEIKEHLARKILKSLGAE; from the coding sequence ATGAACCGCCGCGAACTGGAAAAGCGGCTACGTTTTGCCGGTTGCTTCCTAAAGCGTGAAGGTGGATCACACTCGCTTTGGATCAATCCGCGAACGGGCATTGTGGAAGCAGTGCCCCGGCATGTAGAGATCAAGGAGCACTTGGCGCGCAAGATTTTGAAGTCTCTCGGTGCCGAATAA
- a CDS encoding dienelactone hydrolase family protein: MKLLLLFPCLLAAALMGQTSEVVRYKVGDSTMASTLVLPANATAEQTRPAVLIVPNWMGPGPYYDAMAQEFARNGIVAMTVDMYGEGVRPANLNQAAEAASVVGAGDRSMMRNRITSAVKEIRNRPEVDKQRIVAIGFSFGGTAALELARSGSTINGVVSFHGGLSTPLPEDNRKIKTSLLVLQGSRDPYVPLEEVLKFLVQMRDTDVDWTFVEFSKATHAFTNPAANQKGKEEFDEKATLQSWEMTFDFIGRRLKVDTTGLNNRKMLDLLKKAAIVEPVPAAQPAPATEATPAAAE; this comes from the coding sequence ATGAAACTCCTGCTCTTGTTTCCCTGCCTGCTGGCGGCTGCCCTGATGGGGCAGACGAGTGAGGTGGTCCGCTACAAAGTGGGTGACTCCACGATGGCTTCCACCCTTGTCCTGCCGGCCAATGCCACCGCCGAACAGACGCGCCCAGCCGTGCTCATCGTGCCCAACTGGATGGGCCCGGGGCCGTATTATGATGCCATGGCGCAGGAGTTTGCCCGCAATGGCATCGTGGCCATGACGGTCGACATGTACGGCGAAGGCGTCCGCCCGGCCAACCTCAACCAGGCGGCCGAAGCAGCTTCGGTCGTGGGGGCAGGTGACCGCAGTATGATGCGCAACCGCATCACGTCGGCCGTCAAGGAGATCCGTAATCGGCCCGAGGTCGACAAGCAGCGCATCGTGGCCATCGGTTTCAGTTTTGGGGGCACGGCCGCCTTGGAGCTGGCCCGCTCCGGCAGCACGATCAACGGGGTGGTGTCATTCCACGGCGGCCTCTCGACGCCTCTGCCGGAGGACAACCGCAAGATCAAGACCAGCCTGCTGGTGCTCCAGGGCTCGCGCGACCCCTATGTGCCGCTGGAGGAAGTGCTGAAGTTCCTCGTGCAGATGCGCGACACGGATGTGGACTGGACCTTTGTCGAATTCAGCAAGGCCACCCACGCCTTTACCAACCCTGCCGCCAACCAGAAGGGCAAGGAGGAGTTTGACGAGAAGGCGACGCTCCAGTCCTGGGAAATGACGTTCGACTTCATCGGCCGCCGGCTCAAGGTCGACACCACTGGATTGAACAACCGTAAGATGCTCGACCTGCTGAAAAAGGCCGCGATCGTGGAACCCGTTCCGGCGGCACAACCCGCGCCAGCCACCGAAGCTACGCCCGCTGCTGCCGAGTAG
- a CDS encoding segregation/condensation protein A, whose translation MSDTADLKSFFPRTDHPIRLSAFEGPLDLLLFLIRRQEIDIYDIPIEQVTRQYLAVLRATEERQLEVAGEFFVMAATLMQIKSRMLLPPEQHVDEEDPSSEDDEIDPRWELVQQLLEYRRFKDAAADLAKLVNNAQTLVDRHIVEEPVPLSELPLAPTDHVELWNTFNRVLRRLAEKVNVGEIEDESVTVAERMEAMLDRLERQEHFTFTELLGEQERPSVMFVVATFLALLELTRLKRISLEQHDNFGDILCQKRAPDDDLAEALPEPAGDPKE comes from the coding sequence ATGTCCGACACGGCGGACCTCAAGAGCTTTTTCCCGCGCACGGACCACCCGATCCGGCTCTCGGCCTTCGAGGGGCCGCTCGACTTGCTGCTGTTCCTCATCCGGCGGCAGGAGATCGACATCTACGACATCCCGATCGAACAGGTGACGCGGCAATACCTGGCGGTGCTGCGCGCCACCGAGGAGCGTCAACTGGAGGTGGCCGGCGAGTTCTTCGTCATGGCCGCCACGCTGATGCAGATCAAGAGCCGCATGCTTTTGCCACCGGAGCAGCATGTGGATGAAGAGGATCCATCGAGCGAAGACGACGAAATCGACCCTCGTTGGGAACTCGTCCAGCAGCTGCTCGAATACCGGCGCTTCAAGGATGCGGCGGCAGATCTGGCCAAACTGGTCAACAACGCGCAAACGCTCGTCGACCGTCACATCGTGGAAGAGCCGGTGCCGCTGAGTGAGCTGCCGCTGGCCCCCACCGATCACGTGGAGCTGTGGAACACCTTCAACCGGGTGCTGCGTCGCCTGGCGGAAAAGGTGAATGTGGGCGAAATCGAGGATGAGAGCGTAACGGTGGCCGAACGCATGGAGGCTATGCTCGACCGGCTGGAGCGGCAGGAGCACTTCACCTTTACCGAGCTGCTGGGCGAGCAGGAGCGCCCAAGCGTGATGTTTGTGGTGGCCACCTTCCTCGCGTTGCTGGAGCTGACCCGGCTCAAGCGCATCTCGCTGGAGCAGCACGACAATTTTGGGGATATTCTCTGCCAAAAGCGTGCTCCGGATGACGACCTTGCGGAGGCGCTGCCGGAGCCGGCTGGGGACCCAAAGGAATAA
- the cydB gene encoding cytochrome d ubiquinol oxidase subunit II → MDWLPVDLNTIWFVLVGILFAGYAILDGFDLGVGVLHLFARTDEERRVNLNAIGPVWDGNEVWLVTGGGALFAAFPEVYATVFSGFYLAFFALLTGLIFRAVAIDFRSKLKYRWWRLTWDVSFSLASILCSFIIGVTMGNIARGVPLDADFEYAGGFFTLFNAYSLWMGVTTVALFAMHGAIYLHLKTEGNYHQRVKAWIQPCMIAFILCYALFTLATLLYVPHITDALRAQPAYFVLVVLVILAIANIPRSIYLDKGGQAFASSVVAMGLLMGLFGIGMYPYLVYSLPNPEHSLDIYNGASSDKSLGIMAIIAAIGVPLVLGYTAVIYWIFRGKVRLDEMSY, encoded by the coding sequence ATGGACTGGCTACCTGTAGACTTGAACACGATCTGGTTTGTCCTTGTGGGCATCCTTTTCGCCGGCTACGCCATCCTCGACGGCTTCGATCTGGGGGTAGGGGTGTTGCACCTGTTCGCGCGCACCGATGAGGAACGCCGCGTCAACCTCAACGCCATCGGCCCGGTATGGGACGGCAACGAAGTCTGGCTCGTCACCGGTGGGGGCGCGCTCTTCGCCGCCTTCCCGGAGGTGTATGCCACCGTTTTCAGCGGCTTCTACCTCGCCTTCTTCGCCCTGCTGACCGGCCTGATCTTCCGCGCGGTGGCAATCGACTTCCGCAGCAAGCTCAAATACCGCTGGTGGCGCCTCACGTGGGACGTCAGCTTCTCGCTGGCCTCGATCCTCTGCAGCTTCATCATCGGCGTCACGATGGGCAACATCGCGCGCGGGGTGCCGCTCGATGCCGACTTCGAATACGCGGGCGGCTTCTTCACCCTGTTCAACGCCTATTCGCTCTGGATGGGCGTGACCACTGTCGCACTTTTTGCCATGCACGGCGCGATCTACCTCCACCTCAAGACGGAGGGCAACTACCACCAGCGGGTCAAGGCCTGGATCCAGCCCTGCATGATCGCCTTTATCCTCTGCTACGCGCTCTTTACGCTGGCCACCTTGCTCTACGTGCCGCACATCACCGACGCGCTGCGCGCCCAGCCCGCCTATTTCGTGCTCGTAGTGCTCGTGATCCTCGCCATCGCCAACATCCCGCGCTCGATCTACCTCGACAAGGGTGGGCAGGCCTTTGCCTCCTCGGTCGTCGCCATGGGGCTGCTGATGGGGCTCTTCGGCATCGGCATGTATCCTTACCTGGTGTATTCGCTGCCCAACCCGGAGCACAGCCTCGATATCTACAACGGCGCGAGCAGCGACAAGTCGTTGGGCATCATGGCGATCATTGCGGCGATCGGCGTGCCGCTCGTGCTCGGTTACACTGCGGTAATCTACTGGATTTTCCGTGGCAAGGTGCGCCTCGACGAGATGAGCTATTGA
- a CDS encoding 1,4-dihydroxy-2-naphthoate polyprenyltransferase has product MANPWLLAARPKTLPAAIIPVLLGTALAWHAHQFDPLAASLALLFALLVQVGTNYANDYYDFVKGADTADRIGPTRATAAGLVKPEEMRRAMWLVFGLTFLVGCGLIPFGGWWLLVVGVASIACGWAYTGGPYPLGYNGLGDVFVFFFFGFVATMLTFYVQAQSWIGYNWAQDAAVLYIGPAFWISIVPGALATNILVVNNLRDVGTDAMTGKRTLAVRFGRDFGVRQYQVLVILAAIVPLFLILDYQFGLWTLLPWLSLPLGLKLALTMGQAAEREGWLKRLAQSALFMLLYGVLLAAGLIIDTQAH; this is encoded by the coding sequence ATGGCAAACCCTTGGCTGTTGGCTGCCCGCCCCAAGACCCTCCCGGCGGCGATCATTCCCGTCTTGCTCGGGACTGCGCTCGCCTGGCATGCGCACCAGTTCGATCCGCTGGCGGCGAGCTTGGCGCTGCTCTTCGCCCTGCTCGTGCAGGTGGGTACCAATTACGCCAACGACTACTACGACTTTGTCAAAGGCGCCGACACGGCCGACCGCATCGGGCCGACTCGCGCCACCGCTGCCGGGCTGGTGAAGCCCGAGGAGATGCGCCGCGCCATGTGGCTCGTCTTCGGCCTCACCTTTCTGGTCGGCTGCGGGCTGATCCCCTTCGGGGGCTGGTGGCTGCTGGTGGTGGGCGTGGCCAGCATCGCTTGCGGCTGGGCCTACACCGGCGGGCCTTATCCGCTAGGTTACAATGGCCTGGGCGATGTCTTCGTGTTTTTCTTCTTCGGCTTTGTCGCCACCATGCTCACGTTTTATGTGCAGGCGCAGAGCTGGATAGGCTACAACTGGGCACAAGACGCGGCTGTCCTCTACATCGGGCCGGCCTTCTGGATCTCTATCGTGCCGGGTGCGCTGGCGACCAATATCCTGGTGGTCAATAACCTGCGCGACGTCGGGACCGATGCGATGACAGGCAAGCGCACGCTGGCCGTCCGCTTCGGGCGCGACTTTGGGGTGCGGCAATACCAGGTGCTTGTGATCCTGGCAGCCATCGTGCCTTTATTCCTGATTCTCGATTATCAATTCGGCTTGTGGACCCTGCTGCCCTGGCTGTCGCTGCCGCTCGGCCTCAAGCTGGCGCTGACGATGGGGCAAGCGGCCGAGCGCGAAGGCTGGCTCAAGCGCCTCGCCCAGAGCGCCCTCTTCATGCTGCTCTACGGAGTGCTCCTCGCTGCCGGCCTGATCATCGATACTCAGGCGCATTGA
- the rho gene encoding transcription termination factor Rho, which translates to MENQDSSRDSLAIAGIFEPQNNKAGVLLNPEHNGKNRPSDPFVPREMIRRFKIQRGSFVEGFGQEDGKHPNPKLRFIEKIDGIKVEERKRVLAFEHLTTVTPNQWLKMEREGSGSMVGRMIDLFCPIGKGQRGLIVAPPRTGKTTILQEIAHAVAENHPECEVLLLLVDERPEEVTDIKRNVPGRLFASSNDEDTKNHLYVAELAIDHAKRLVESGKDVVLLMDSLTRLARAYNAAKAGSGRTMSGGLDVRALEKPRQLFSTARNTEEAGSLTIIASALIETGSRMDELIFQEFKGTGNMEMVLDRKIAELRLWPAMNIASSGTRREELILPPDVLKKATLFRRALTSLKPDDAVERALSRLSKTTTNEQFMKLLEV; encoded by the coding sequence ATGGAGAACCAAGACTCGTCGCGCGACAGCTTAGCCATCGCGGGCATTTTCGAGCCACAGAACAACAAGGCCGGCGTATTGCTGAACCCGGAGCACAACGGCAAGAACCGCCCGTCGGACCCGTTTGTCCCGCGCGAGATGATCCGCCGCTTCAAGATCCAGCGCGGCAGCTTTGTCGAAGGTTTCGGCCAGGAAGACGGCAAGCACCCCAACCCGAAGCTGCGCTTCATCGAGAAGATCGACGGCATCAAGGTCGAAGAGCGCAAGCGCGTGCTGGCCTTCGAGCACCTGACGACGGTGACGCCCAACCAGTGGCTGAAGATGGAGCGCGAGGGCAGCGGCAGCATGGTGGGCCGCATGATCGACCTCTTTTGCCCGATCGGCAAAGGCCAGCGCGGCCTGATCGTGGCCCCGCCGCGCACGGGCAAGACGACGATCCTGCAAGAGATCGCACATGCCGTGGCCGAAAACCACCCCGAGTGCGAGGTGCTGCTCCTGCTTGTCGACGAGCGCCCCGAGGAAGTGACGGACATCAAGCGCAACGTGCCGGGCCGCCTCTTTGCCTCCTCCAACGACGAGGATACCAAGAACCACCTTTATGTGGCCGAGCTGGCCATCGACCACGCCAAGCGCCTCGTCGAAAGCGGCAAGGACGTCGTGCTGCTGATGGACTCGCTGACCCGCCTCGCGCGCGCCTACAACGCGGCCAAGGCCGGCAGCGGGCGCACCATGAGCGGCGGCCTCGATGTGCGTGCGCTCGAAAAGCCGCGCCAGCTCTTCTCCACCGCCCGCAATACGGAAGAGGCCGGCAGCCTCACGATCATCGCCAGCGCGCTGATCGAGACCGGCAGCCGGATGGACGAGCTGATCTTCCAGGAATTCAAGGGCACCGGTAACATGGAAATGGTGCTCGACCGCAAGATCGCCGAGCTGCGCCTTTGGCCCGCGATGAATATCGCCAGCTCCGGCACACGCCGCGAAGAGCTGATCCTGCCGCCCGACGTTTTGAAGAAGGCCACCCTCTTCCGCCGCGCGCTGACCAGCCTCAAGCCCGACGACGCCGTCGAGCGCGCTCTTAGCCGACTCTCGAAGACGACCACCAACGAGCAGTTCATGAAACTGCTGGAGGTGTAG
- a CDS encoding prepilin-type N-terminal cleavage/methylation domain-containing protein, with translation MRHRGFTLLEVALALGVMGVALMALVLLLARALADTAPAQAVRPAEVVRAVQEQLHAHPPEVATDWMLVREGEAWLWQECCAGGHGWKVTFTPGVGEAEYWVALQELAGGPEYLWLEVRP, from the coding sequence TTGAGGCACCGCGGCTTCACCCTGCTGGAGGTGGCACTGGCCCTTGGCGTGATGGGCGTGGCGCTGATGGCGCTTGTCCTCCTGCTGGCTCGGGCTTTGGCCGATACGGCACCAGCGCAAGCGGTCCGCCCGGCGGAGGTCGTGCGGGCGGTGCAGGAGCAGTTGCACGCTCATCCACCTGAAGTTGCGACCGACTGGATGCTCGTGCGCGAAGGGGAGGCGTGGCTCTGGCAGGAATGTTGCGCCGGCGGCCACGGTTGGAAGGTCACTTTTACTCCCGGCGTAGGCGAGGCCGAATATTGGGTGGCACTGCAGGAGCTGGCTGGCGGGCCGGAATACCTGTGGCTGGAGGTTCGGCCATGA
- a CDS encoding type II secretion system protein, producing the protein MASKGGYSLLELVGVLAVLGVLLSFAIPAISGSQRAAKVEHTRAQFARLSLAVEAYRGYYGRYPALAETADVSLAGQEALLLESLLGYGLDGGEMAAAARALNPQARNFLQLAADDLEEDGRWTDAFGNHRWHYVWDHDRDGWIELAELTNVPEASRPVRPLPTGVYWYVEGGAEGPWIVSW; encoded by the coding sequence ATGGCGAGTAAGGGCGGGTATTCGCTGCTGGAGCTGGTCGGCGTGCTGGCGGTGCTCGGGGTGCTGCTCAGTTTCGCGATTCCCGCGATCAGTGGTTCGCAGCGTGCGGCCAAAGTCGAACACACCCGCGCCCAGTTTGCCCGTCTCAGCCTGGCGGTGGAGGCATACCGCGGGTATTATGGGCGCTACCCCGCCTTGGCCGAGACCGCCGATGTCTCGCTGGCGGGGCAGGAAGCCCTCCTGCTGGAATCCCTGCTCGGCTACGGTCTGGATGGTGGCGAAATGGCCGCTGCCGCCCGTGCGTTGAATCCGCAAGCGCGCAATTTCCTCCAGCTTGCTGCCGACGATCTGGAAGAGGACGGTCGCTGGACCGACGCTTTTGGCAATCACCGCTGGCACTATGTGTGGGACCACGATCGCGACGGCTGGATTGAGCTGGCGGAGCTGACCAACGTGCCGGAAGCCTCCCGCCCGGTGCGCCCCTTGCCGACGGGCGTATACTGGTATGTAGAAGGTGGAGCCGAAGGCCCCTGGATCGTGAGCTGGTGA
- the hisF gene encoding imidazole glycerol phosphate synthase subunit HisF, giving the protein MLSVRIIPCLDVNAGRVVKGVRFQELRDAGDPVETAKAYEAQGADELVFLDITASSDGRSIMHDVVEATASQCFMPLTVGGGLRTVDDIRAMLNAGADKVSLNTSAVKTPDLIDKSASFFGNQCIVVAMDAKRVPGEERWEVYTHGGRNPTGLDAIEWAQEVTRRGAGEILLTSMDADGTKAGYDLELTRRLSEAVEVPVIASGGAGTLDHFVDVLRQGKASAVLAASIFHFGTFTIAQAKQHLHAAGLPVRLS; this is encoded by the coding sequence ATGCTTTCGGTCCGCATCATCCCCTGCCTGGACGTCAATGCCGGGCGCGTGGTGAAAGGCGTGCGCTTTCAGGAGCTGCGTGATGCCGGTGACCCAGTCGAAACCGCCAAGGCCTACGAGGCCCAAGGCGCGGACGAACTGGTGTTCCTCGACATCACGGCCTCCAGCGACGGGCGCAGCATCATGCACGACGTCGTCGAAGCCACCGCCTCGCAGTGCTTCATGCCCTTGACCGTGGGCGGCGGCCTGCGGACCGTCGACGACATCCGCGCCATGCTCAATGCGGGCGCGGACAAAGTCAGCCTCAACACCTCTGCCGTCAAAACGCCGGACCTGATCGACAAATCGGCCAGCTTTTTCGGCAACCAATGCATCGTGGTGGCCATGGATGCCAAGCGTGTGCCGGGCGAGGAGCGTTGGGAAGTCTACACCCACGGCGGTCGCAACCCCACCGGGCTCGACGCCATCGAGTGGGCTCAAGAGGTGACGCGCCGTGGCGCGGGAGAAATCCTGCTCACCAGCATGGACGCCGACGGCACTAAGGCCGGCTACGACCTGGAATTGACCCGCCGCCTGAGTGAGGCGGTGGAAGTTCCCGTCATCGCCTCCGGTGGCGCGGGCACGCTCGACCACTTCGTGGATGTGCTGCGACAAGGCAAGGCTTCGGCGGTGTTGGCCGCCTCCATCTTCCACTTCGGCACGTTTACGATTGCTCAGGCCAAGCAGCACTTGCACGCCGCCGGTCTGCCGGTGCGGTTGAGTTAG
- a CDS encoding prepilin-type N-terminal cleavage/methylation domain-containing protein gives MKRRGFTLLEVTVALSLLAGLLLVLVGLFRATLQASFGQLRLADRSSVVEALWQVEEGWHHRLPAPDAPLWLDVVAGERTEPAVLLKGAWLDEDEALAWQALALVAEDAWGSPRAKPSLAVIRKAPAAADSLAEWEPLIAGERTVLVGPLDAVELEVGRRNDGVWQPWPREPEQGWRLPASDAVPQLTVRVRWQAGDDSGVLELAPLLSDGY, from the coding sequence ATGAAACGCCGTGGCTTTACGCTGCTGGAGGTGACGGTCGCCCTCAGCCTGCTGGCGGGGCTGCTGCTGGTGCTCGTCGGCCTGTTCCGGGCGACGCTTCAGGCTTCGTTTGGTCAACTGCGCCTGGCCGACCGCTCGTCAGTGGTGGAGGCGCTCTGGCAAGTCGAGGAGGGTTGGCACCATCGACTGCCCGCGCCCGATGCGCCGCTTTGGCTCGACGTGGTGGCCGGCGAACGGACCGAACCCGCCGTGTTGCTCAAGGGCGCATGGCTGGACGAAGACGAGGCGTTGGCGTGGCAGGCATTGGCCCTGGTCGCGGAAGATGCCTGGGGCAGCCCCCGCGCCAAGCCGTCTCTGGCGGTGATTCGCAAGGCCCCGGCGGCAGCGGACTCCTTGGCCGAGTGGGAACCGCTGATCGCGGGCGAGCGCACCGTGCTGGTGGGGCCGCTGGACGCCGTCGAGCTGGAGGTCGGTCGCCGGAACGATGGCGTTTGGCAGCCCTGGCCTCGGGAGCCGGAGCAGGGGTGGCGTTTGCCAGCCTCGGATGCCGTGCCGCAACTCACCGTGCGGGTACGCTGGCAGGCCGGGGACGACAGCGGCGTGCTGGAGCTCGCGCCATTGTTGAGCGACGGATACTGA